A single genomic interval of Chitinophaga sp. 180180018-3 harbors:
- a CDS encoding PKD domain-containing protein: MKYLQAKCLRTLLLFISLLQAAGLFAQKAEFTYTTSPGTLCTPVILSLKNTSTGTPLSIKWDFGDGRTSTDPNPQVTYTNGGPVKITLTATFNVNGGIMTSTYWRDLVIGSIPSVSFSADITKSCKPYTANFTDATPGATTRTWDFGDGTVVTTSNAYIQHNYTRAGQFDVTLTVTNSNGCTGLLKKPAYIDISLPDITLTSPLSGCVPYTASFSASSGNNLNDPVTSWTWNFGDGNSQTTNSGIVNHLYTQTGTYSVGVTVTTQGQCTFTKNFDRYVHTGNPPSNVSFSVSPPTACTGDPVRLLANASYADTYNWDFGDGTAAEGSSNDITHAFNANGTLTIKMKAGSNGCYTNAPPATVTVTGPVSKFSLQRDCTNKSKFTFTNQSTGISANSTFQWDFGDNSPVVSTRDAVHNYTVPGNYTVRLTIGETGNNCSHSSFQTVYYFVADFTTGVSAICRGSKATYEVLNVPLGLVAGYTWQLGDGTVYNTTDQTYVKTWTTTGTFNDQLTVHYKDPAYCDDVVFKRADISILAPQAGFATNGSTCAGQPVSFVNNTITSPNIPVTNWYWDLGNGQSTASQTPPGISYSTSGPQQVKLVVTDARNCSDSITQTITINPTPFIKASTQQAKICEGNNTMLHALSDGNVQWLTSSQLSCIFCNDPVASPVASTRYFVQASNVYGCTVNDSADIAVVPKVQLAVGNDTAICAGSSVQLKASGAAMYNWTPATTLNNNTAANPVAAPPQDITYQVTGTNDAICPMSAPLAVKVSIKPVPVVSAGKDQTVTVGDLVQLTASGSPDITRWKWSPDDYLNNTNSPYATAAIRRPMTYSITATNQYGCTKTALVNIGLVCNTDVLFLPNTFSPNGDGQNDIFYPRGRGIRQIKSFRIFNRWGQEVFHREGINIDDISAGWNGNFNGKPQNADVYIYFIEAYCDTNEFFQLKGNVTLLR, encoded by the coding sequence ATGAAATACCTACAGGCAAAATGTTTACGGACATTACTGCTATTTATATCCCTTTTACAGGCAGCTGGTCTCTTCGCTCAGAAGGCGGAGTTTACCTACACCACATCACCGGGAACGCTTTGCACGCCAGTAATACTATCATTGAAAAATACCAGCACAGGTACTCCACTCTCCATTAAGTGGGATTTTGGAGATGGAAGAACCTCCACTGATCCCAATCCCCAGGTCACCTACACCAACGGCGGCCCCGTGAAAATTACACTGACAGCCACTTTCAATGTGAACGGTGGCATCATGACCAGTACCTACTGGCGCGATCTGGTAATAGGCAGCATCCCATCCGTGAGCTTCTCTGCCGATATCACCAAAAGCTGTAAGCCATACACTGCTAATTTCACAGACGCCACTCCCGGTGCAACCACGCGCACCTGGGATTTCGGCGATGGCACCGTAGTCACCACCAGCAATGCCTATATACAACATAATTATACCCGGGCCGGGCAATTCGACGTTACACTAACCGTTACTAACAGCAACGGTTGCACGGGGCTATTAAAGAAACCAGCCTACATCGATATTTCCCTGCCGGACATTACCCTCACCTCGCCTCTCTCCGGCTGTGTTCCTTATACGGCCAGCTTTTCCGCTTCTTCAGGCAACAACCTCAATGATCCGGTAACTTCATGGACATGGAATTTCGGCGACGGTAACTCACAGACAACCAATAGTGGCATTGTGAATCACCTTTACACTCAAACAGGCACCTATAGTGTAGGCGTAACAGTTACCACACAGGGACAGTGTACGTTCACAAAAAATTTCGATCGTTACGTGCATACGGGAAATCCGCCTTCCAACGTCAGCTTCAGCGTTTCTCCACCTACTGCCTGCACAGGAGACCCGGTACGCCTGCTGGCCAATGCCTCCTATGCCGATACCTACAACTGGGACTTTGGTGATGGTACTGCCGCAGAAGGGAGCAGTAATGATATCACCCACGCCTTCAATGCTAACGGCACGCTGACGATAAAAATGAAAGCAGGCAGCAATGGCTGCTATACCAATGCGCCGCCGGCTACCGTAACTGTAACCGGACCTGTATCTAAGTTCAGTCTGCAACGGGATTGTACGAATAAAAGTAAATTCACTTTTACGAACCAATCCACCGGAATCAGCGCCAACTCCACTTTTCAATGGGATTTCGGCGATAATTCTCCTGTAGTAAGCACGCGGGATGCAGTGCATAACTACACCGTTCCCGGTAATTATACCGTTCGGCTTACTATCGGGGAAACCGGCAACAACTGCAGCCACAGCAGCTTTCAAACCGTTTACTACTTTGTGGCAGATTTCACCACCGGCGTAAGTGCTATCTGCCGCGGCAGCAAGGCAACCTATGAAGTTCTCAATGTACCTCTCGGGCTGGTGGCTGGCTACACCTGGCAACTGGGCGACGGAACCGTGTACAATACCACCGATCAAACCTATGTAAAAACGTGGACTACCACCGGCACTTTTAACGATCAACTCACCGTACATTATAAAGATCCCGCTTATTGCGACGATGTGGTGTTTAAACGGGCTGATATCAGTATACTCGCGCCGCAGGCCGGGTTCGCCACCAATGGATCTACCTGCGCCGGACAACCGGTCAGCTTTGTCAACAATACCATCACGTCTCCAAATATACCTGTCACCAACTGGTATTGGGATCTGGGTAATGGCCAGAGTACTGCCTCTCAAACACCTCCGGGCATTAGCTACAGTACTTCCGGACCTCAACAGGTAAAACTCGTTGTTACCGACGCCCGCAATTGCAGCGATTCCATTACCCAAACAATTACCATCAATCCAACTCCATTCATAAAAGCCTCCACTCAACAAGCGAAGATCTGCGAAGGCAACAATACAATGTTGCATGCGCTCTCCGATGGAAACGTGCAGTGGCTGACCAGTTCACAGCTCAGCTGCATCTTCTGTAACGATCCGGTAGCTTCACCCGTTGCCAGTACACGCTATTTTGTACAGGCTTCTAACGTATACGGATGTACGGTAAATGATTCTGCCGACATTGCCGTAGTGCCCAAAGTACAGCTCGCTGTTGGCAATGACACGGCAATTTGCGCCGGCTCTTCCGTGCAGCTGAAAGCGAGTGGAGCCGCCATGTACAACTGGACGCCTGCTACCACGCTGAACAACAATACAGCTGCCAATCCTGTTGCTGCACCACCGCAGGATATCACTTACCAGGTTACCGGTACGAATGATGCCATCTGCCCGATGAGTGCCCCTCTTGCCGTTAAAGTATCCATTAAACCAGTGCCGGTGGTAAGTGCCGGAAAAGATCAGACGGTGACAGTAGGAGACTTAGTGCAGCTGACAGCCAGCGGCAGCCCTGATATCACCAGGTGGAAATGGAGTCCGGACGATTATCTCAACAATACCAACTCTCCTTATGCGACTGCTGCCATCCGCCGGCCAATGACATACAGTATCACTGCTACTAACCAATACGGATGTACGAAAACTGCGTTAGTAAATATCGGGCTTGTCTGCAATACTGATGTACTATTTCTACCTAATACCTTCAGCCCTAATGGCGACGGGCAAAATGACATCTTCTATCCCAGGGGCCGTGGTATCAGACAGATCAAGTCTTTCAGGATCTTCAACCGCTGGGGACAGGAAGTATTTCACCGGGAGGGTATCAATATCGATGACATAAGTGCAGGATGGAACGGCAACTTCAATGGTAAACCGCAAAATGCGGATGTGTATATCTATTTCATCGAAGCATATTGCGATACCAACGAATTTTTTCAGCTGAAAGGCAATGTAACATTACTCAGATAA
- a CDS encoding thioredoxin domain-containing protein produces the protein MQRLFLALALLLSGSSLMAQQKQAVDAPEFDADIRQPGVQVFDVRTAGEFKTGHLPHALQADYTKKEEFMDRVQYLDKKKTVYIYCLSGGRSSAAAKWMRENGFGDVVELQGGINAWKQAGKPVEGAVVSGSQMSVADFNQSVNVKELVLVDVGAVWCPPCRQMEPVLESFFKKHQEVKKVFVDGGKDQDVMKSIKAEKLPTFIFYKNGKEIGRKQGVMKQEELEKAIGVRN, from the coding sequence ATGCAACGACTTTTTTTAGCGCTGGCTTTGTTGTTATCCGGATCTTCGTTGATGGCACAGCAGAAACAGGCAGTAGATGCACCGGAATTTGATGCAGATATCCGTCAACCCGGTGTACAGGTATTTGATGTACGTACCGCCGGAGAATTTAAAACAGGGCATTTACCACATGCTTTGCAGGCGGATTATACAAAGAAAGAAGAGTTCATGGACCGGGTGCAGTATCTCGACAAAAAGAAAACGGTGTATATCTACTGTCTGAGTGGAGGCCGTAGCAGTGCTGCCGCCAAATGGATGAGGGAAAATGGCTTCGGGGATGTAGTGGAATTGCAGGGTGGAATTAACGCCTGGAAACAGGCAGGTAAACCGGTAGAAGGTGCCGTTGTATCCGGTTCGCAAATGAGTGTGGCTGATTTTAATCAATCTGTGAATGTAAAGGAATTGGTACTGGTAGATGTAGGTGCTGTATGGTGCCCGCCCTGCCGTCAGATGGAACCGGTACTGGAAAGTTTCTTTAAGAAACACCAGGAAGTAAAGAAAGTATTTGTAGATGGCGGAAAGGATCAGGATGTCATGAAATCCATCAAAGCTGAAAAATTGCCTACGTTCATCTTTTATAAAAATGGAAAAGAGATAGGGAGAAAGCAGGGTGTAATGAAGCAGGAAGAGTTGGAGAAAGCCATTGGAGTCAGGAATTAA
- a CDS encoding PorP/SprF family type IX secretion system membrane protein encodes MNTLYRILLVLICTTGAEQLFAQDIHLSQFYETPILRNPALIGIFNGDVRVQAVYRNQWNSVTIPYQTGTLSGEIKFPVGRSNDYITTGLQLTYDRAGTSKLQSTQIFPAINYHKSLNEDKTSFLSMGFMGGLVQRQFDPTNMTFNNQYTNGRFDPTAATGEEGKLALKGYSYLDAGVGLSYNSVIGEEVNYFIGAGYFHFNRPKISFYNDKNIELQPKLTFNAGITIPLEERVKLIAHYNQLHQGSYSEYIGGAMIGYGLLDRGLESTRAIYGGLFLRWNDAIIPTVKIDMDKYEIGMSYDANISSLRTASQTFGGFEISLVFKGFLNSRNSTLESVNCPRF; translated from the coding sequence ATGAACACCTTATACCGCATATTACTCGTGCTGATCTGCACAACAGGCGCAGAACAACTGTTTGCCCAGGATATACACCTGTCGCAGTTCTACGAAACACCCATCCTCCGGAATCCTGCACTGATAGGAATTTTTAACGGAGATGTACGCGTACAGGCTGTATATCGCAACCAATGGAACAGTGTAACGATTCCGTATCAGACCGGTACCCTCAGTGGTGAAATAAAGTTTCCTGTCGGACGAAGTAATGATTACATCACTACCGGCCTGCAGCTGACATATGACAGGGCGGGTACCTCCAAATTACAATCGACGCAGATATTTCCTGCGATCAACTATCATAAATCTCTTAATGAAGACAAAACCAGTTTTCTTTCCATGGGCTTCATGGGTGGCCTTGTACAGCGTCAGTTTGATCCGACCAACATGACGTTCAATAACCAGTATACAAACGGGCGTTTTGATCCGACAGCAGCTACGGGCGAAGAGGGGAAACTGGCACTGAAAGGATATAGCTATCTGGATGCCGGTGTAGGCCTGAGTTACAACAGTGTGATAGGAGAAGAAGTGAATTACTTCATTGGCGCGGGATATTTTCATTTCAACCGGCCCAAAATCTCCTTTTACAACGATAAGAATATAGAACTCCAGCCCAAGCTCACTTTCAACGCTGGTATTACTATTCCTCTCGAAGAACGTGTAAAGCTGATCGCCCATTACAATCAGCTTCACCAGGGCTCTTACTCCGAATATATTGGCGGAGCCATGATCGGTTACGGCCTGCTCGACCGGGGACTGGAATCTACCAGGGCTATTTATGGCGGCCTTTTCCTGAGATGGAATGATGCAATTATACCTACCGTGAAGATCGATATGGATAAATACGAGATAGGTATGAGTTATGATGCTAATATTTCCAGTCTGCGGACAGCCAGCCAAACATTCGGAGGCTTTGAGATCTCATTGGTTTTCAAAGGGTTTCTCAATAGCAGAAACTCTACGCTGGAGAGCGTTAACTGCCCAAGATTTTAA
- a CDS encoding methyltransferase domain-containing protein, translating to MNTQYWNNRYIKGETGWDMGQVSPPLKAYIDQLYNRDIRILIPGGGNSYEAMYLAGHAFSDVTVLDIAPTLVERLRETFSRTRVKILEEDFFAHTGVYDLILEQTFFCAIDPSLRTDYVKHMYSLIRPGGHLVGVLFDRNFSHAGPPYGGTEEEYRKLFEDDFEFKTLQPCYNSHPARQGSELFINFIPKMKKICNDFF from the coding sequence ATGAACACGCAGTACTGGAACAACAGATATATAAAAGGAGAAACCGGTTGGGATATGGGGCAGGTGTCGCCGCCATTAAAGGCGTATATCGACCAGCTATATAACCGTGATATCCGGATACTCATACCCGGTGGCGGAAACAGTTACGAGGCAATGTACCTGGCCGGTCATGCTTTCAGTGATGTAACAGTGTTGGATATTGCTCCTACGTTGGTGGAGCGCCTGAGGGAAACGTTTAGCCGTACCCGTGTGAAAATATTAGAGGAAGATTTTTTTGCACATACGGGTGTCTATGACCTGATATTGGAACAAACTTTCTTTTGTGCAATAGATCCTTCATTAAGAACTGATTATGTAAAACATATGTATTCGCTGATCAGGCCCGGAGGGCATCTGGTGGGGGTATTGTTCGATCGTAATTTTTCTCACGCCGGGCCTCCCTATGGAGGAACAGAGGAGGAGTACAGGAAATTGTTTGAAGATGATTTTGAATTTAAAACATTACAGCCCTGTTATAATTCGCACCCTGCAAGACAGGGAAGCGAGTTGTTTATTAATTTTATACCGAAAATGAAAAAAATATGCAACGACTTTTTTTAG
- a CDS encoding T9SS type A sorting domain-containing protein yields the protein MAQSEKSQPNTEGGSKIVKLYPNPATTTINFEIQQHNNNDRLYDLIVYNFLGKKIDQLKGIGPRTTVNLDNYYNGLYIFQLRDQRGNLIESGKFNVVR from the coding sequence ATGGCTCAAAGCGAAAAATCCCAACCTAATACGGAAGGGGGTAGCAAAATTGTGAAGCTATATCCCAATCCCGCTACTACCACCATTAACTTTGAAATTCAACAACATAATAATAACGATCGCTTATACGATCTTATTGTGTACAATTTCCTGGGAAAAAAAATTGACCAGCTTAAAGGCATCGGTCCGCGTACAACCGTAAATCTCGACAACTACTATAATGGCCTTTATATCTTCCAACTGAGAGATCAGCGGGGGAATCTGATAGAGTCGGGAAAATTTAATGTCGTCCGCTAA
- a CDS encoding PKD domain-containing protein translates to MKSLFKYPGNVVRHIFCCLMPLLATVFTAAAQSVSVKADKTAGCPPFLVNFTASLDPGYQQVEWDFGLGANVLNDLTPSKTFQNPGIYHVKLTATYAANNVIVKQVDIQVYNKPVVAFKASATGGCAPFMATFTDQSTPGDGTISSITWDFGDGGGASGANATHTFTQPGTFNVISIVTNSMKCSSSGEPMPVKVQSAPVPAFTADKTQSCSVPLTVNFYNTTVNPSSDPVTYTWDYGDGSTGQLPQHTYTKEGRYTVKLTAATSGGCANPLIKTDYIVIEQVKPSFTFSNPCAGQNVTFTSTTTPAPDQVIWAFPDGSVLNGATAVKQFSQPGDYIVKMQAILGSCTEEIQQTVHINPTPQAAPVASPVNACNVPFTTQFSAQSSAANSWSWTFGDGSSSTLENPSHTYVKEGSYTIGLTVTNTLGCSQTVSRAGYINIVKPNLSIYRSTMEGCVPLPVDFYATLDITDPIVSYAWNFGDGTTSTAARPGHTFTQQGTFIVSLTVTTASGCTASGNTLINAGIPPVVDFTATPLKSCAKDPIQFTNLSKPPGTSWIWTFVQDQSNSTEENPKHTFHQTGSHDVILEVNNNGCRVQLIKRNYIQIIPPIANFTTTPDCTNPYHRKFTDNSDFGAASVTVKKWFWEFGENGATSTDQHPDFTYTTTGIKQVKLTIDNGVCTSVYDLSVNIIDEKPVTVPDKPRICKGENIHISLQPLNNNNVNEYRWDWGDGGAIQSIPAYNFDPAQGITHQYNQAGTYTIGLSIIDKNGCTKNAPAISIDVNGPSPDFDFSGKRCKNEVFTFNDKSSANTGNQLVNWKWDFGDQSAVETYNTSPVGIKHTYTNANDYTVSLTVTDKFTCTATAKKVISLEKVKAGFMVPSPYACLNKSFTFVDQSQGTIQDYAWDFGDNITGSGARPVKIYTAAGQYSVKLKVTTPAGCTDEIIQSNVITVPDPKASFTIPTDLDLCPPVKVLFTNTSTGFTSASWDFGDNGTSSKINPDVHIYARARTYNVMLTVYADGGCSNTTTLPITIKGPDGSMKSTPTEGCAPMNISITATSVKTDSYMWDFDDGTVLVTTTPVSPAHTYARAGIYYPRVSLQDNQGCVVKAQGNDKIIVDKATADFSSNDFQVCGGGLVTFTNKSKTLTKDSLALDFTNAWNFGMPGNPANTAATLNGAFNYPQPGNTNVTLAVTSAYGCKDEKTLPVVIPYQAAPEIQPVTPFCVSGTVQLVGRDKNNVPAAKWQWQVGTDKTFDQQVPPSITLNNPGSIPATLRITNADGSCPATANTNIVVNPSPVLNPSPVSAAICRGATLQLQANTTANVKVAWTNYNISDPSATSPQVKPDVDTVYHVLATNEYGCTNNGEIPVSVAQPFRIYALDAEMCAGESVQLLAGGALRYQWIPARGLNKSDIPDPIASPDGNITYQVVGYNNSTCFTDTVLARVYVRDAPTVNAGPDIVTATGSVIPLPVKGSDDIINVQWTPVTGLSCISCLAPTATPTDDITYHVKVVNRFGCSATSAVSIKLVCSNENLFIPNSFSPNGDGQNDIFYVRGQGRQTIRVFRVFNRWGQLVFERAGASTNDPSAGWDGRFKGELLNPDVFVYYVEVVCDKGGVNLLKGNITLIR, encoded by the coding sequence ATGAAAAGCCTGTTTAAATATCCCGGGAATGTTGTCCGACATATCTTTTGCTGCCTGATGCCTCTGCTGGCAACAGTTTTCACTGCCGCTGCACAATCAGTGTCGGTGAAAGCCGACAAAACAGCAGGTTGTCCTCCTTTTCTGGTCAATTTCACCGCCAGTCTCGATCCCGGTTATCAACAGGTGGAATGGGACTTCGGACTGGGCGCCAATGTTCTCAACGACCTTACTCCTTCCAAAACATTTCAGAATCCGGGTATTTATCACGTAAAGCTAACTGCTACCTACGCTGCCAATAACGTCATCGTTAAACAGGTGGATATACAGGTTTACAATAAACCTGTTGTGGCATTTAAGGCATCGGCCACCGGAGGATGCGCACCATTTATGGCAACATTCACGGATCAATCTACGCCTGGCGATGGCACCATCAGCAGTATTACCTGGGACTTTGGCGATGGAGGCGGAGCCAGTGGTGCCAACGCTACCCATACATTTACACAACCGGGAACTTTCAATGTGATCAGTATTGTCACTAATTCCATGAAATGCTCCAGCTCTGGCGAACCGATGCCGGTTAAAGTACAAAGCGCGCCGGTTCCGGCTTTTACCGCCGATAAAACACAAAGTTGCAGCGTGCCGCTTACGGTCAATTTCTACAATACTACGGTGAATCCTTCTTCCGATCCGGTGACCTATACCTGGGATTATGGCGACGGCAGTACCGGCCAGCTCCCGCAGCATACCTACACAAAAGAAGGCCGGTATACGGTAAAACTCACCGCCGCCACCAGCGGAGGTTGCGCTAATCCGCTTATCAAAACCGATTATATCGTTATAGAACAGGTGAAGCCATCCTTTACTTTTTCAAACCCCTGCGCCGGGCAGAACGTGACCTTTACCAGTACCACTACGCCGGCACCGGATCAGGTAATATGGGCCTTCCCGGATGGCAGCGTACTGAACGGCGCCACTGCGGTGAAACAGTTCAGCCAGCCTGGTGATTACATCGTCAAAATGCAGGCAATTCTGGGCAGCTGCACGGAAGAAATACAGCAAACCGTTCACATTAACCCTACTCCGCAGGCCGCTCCTGTGGCTTCACCGGTGAATGCCTGTAATGTTCCTTTCACTACACAGTTCAGTGCACAATCGTCTGCTGCCAATTCATGGTCGTGGACCTTTGGCGATGGCAGCAGCTCCACCCTGGAAAACCCATCCCATACTTATGTCAAAGAAGGCAGCTATACTATTGGTCTTACGGTAACGAATACACTCGGTTGCAGCCAAACCGTCAGCAGAGCAGGTTATATCAATATCGTGAAACCCAATCTGAGTATCTACCGCAGCACAATGGAAGGATGTGTACCACTACCGGTCGATTTCTACGCAACACTCGATATTACCGATCCGATTGTCAGCTATGCCTGGAACTTCGGTGATGGAACTACTTCCACAGCAGCCAGACCAGGTCATACTTTTACACAGCAGGGTACCTTTATCGTGAGCCTGACGGTTACAACTGCTTCAGGCTGCACTGCCAGCGGCAATACGCTTATAAATGCAGGTATACCACCAGTGGTAGATTTCACGGCCACGCCGTTGAAATCCTGTGCCAAAGATCCTATACAATTCACCAACCTGTCTAAGCCGCCTGGCACTTCCTGGATATGGACTTTTGTACAGGACCAGAGTAACAGCACGGAAGAGAATCCCAAACACACTTTCCATCAAACAGGCAGCCATGATGTAATACTGGAAGTAAATAACAACGGTTGCCGCGTACAGCTGATCAAGAGAAATTATATTCAGATTATTCCTCCCATCGCGAATTTCACTACCACGCCGGACTGCACCAATCCCTATCATCGTAAGTTTACGGACAATTCCGATTTTGGCGCCGCCAGCGTAACGGTAAAAAAATGGTTCTGGGAATTCGGTGAAAACGGCGCCACTTCTACAGATCAGCATCCGGATTTCACCTATACGACTACAGGTATCAAACAGGTAAAACTGACCATCGATAATGGCGTCTGCACATCTGTATATGATCTGTCTGTCAATATCATCGACGAAAAACCGGTGACCGTGCCTGATAAACCCCGTATATGCAAGGGCGAGAATATCCACATTTCCCTACAGCCATTGAATAACAATAACGTCAATGAATACCGGTGGGATTGGGGAGATGGGGGAGCCATACAAAGTATTCCGGCATACAATTTTGACCCGGCCCAGGGGATTACACATCAGTACAATCAGGCAGGCACTTACACCATCGGGCTTTCCATTATCGATAAAAATGGCTGTACAAAAAATGCGCCGGCCATCAGCATCGATGTAAACGGACCTTCACCTGATTTTGATTTTTCTGGCAAGAGATGTAAAAATGAAGTATTCACCTTTAATGATAAATCCAGTGCCAATACCGGCAACCAACTGGTGAACTGGAAATGGGATTTTGGTGATCAAAGTGCTGTAGAAACCTATAACACTTCTCCGGTTGGAATTAAACACACTTATACCAACGCAAACGACTATACGGTTTCATTGACGGTTACAGATAAATTTACCTGCACTGCTACGGCTAAAAAAGTCATCAGCCTCGAAAAAGTAAAAGCAGGGTTTATGGTACCGTCGCCATATGCCTGTTTAAACAAATCATTCACATTCGTAGACCAATCGCAGGGTACGATTCAGGATTACGCCTGGGATTTCGGGGACAACATCACCGGTTCAGGGGCAAGGCCTGTAAAGATTTATACGGCGGCCGGGCAGTATAGTGTAAAGTTGAAAGTAACAACTCCGGCAGGATGCACCGATGAAATCATACAATCTAATGTTATCACGGTGCCTGATCCTAAAGCATCCTTTACTATTCCTACGGATCTTGATTTATGTCCGCCGGTAAAAGTATTATTTACCAATACCTCTACAGGCTTCACCAGTGCCAGCTGGGATTTCGGCGACAATGGCACCTCTTCCAAGATAAACCCGGATGTGCATATCTATGCACGCGCCAGAACGTATAATGTGATGCTCACGGTATATGCTGATGGAGGTTGTTCAAACACCACTACGTTACCTATCACCATTAAAGGGCCCGACGGTTCTATGAAGAGCACACCTACGGAAGGATGTGCCCCAATGAATATCAGCATTACGGCCACGTCTGTTAAAACAGACAGCTATATGTGGGATTTCGATGACGGTACAGTATTGGTAACTACTACGCCGGTTTCGCCTGCACATACCTATGCAAGAGCAGGGATCTATTATCCGCGTGTATCCCTGCAGGATAATCAGGGCTGCGTTGTAAAAGCACAGGGTAACGACAAGATCATTGTAGATAAAGCCACGGCGGATTTTTCCTCTAACGATTTCCAGGTATGTGGCGGAGGACTGGTTACCTTTACCAACAAGAGTAAGACACTTACCAAAGACTCGCTGGCATTGGATTTCACCAATGCCTGGAATTTCGGTATGCCCGGCAACCCTGCCAATACAGCTGCTACACTGAATGGCGCATTCAACTATCCGCAGCCCGGGAACACCAATGTTACCCTCGCCGTCACGAGCGCCTATGGCTGCAAGGATGAAAAAACGCTGCCGGTGGTGATTCCGTATCAGGCTGCTCCTGAAATACAACCGGTAACACCATTCTGTGTATCCGGAACCGTGCAACTGGTTGGGCGCGACAAGAATAATGTACCTGCCGCCAAATGGCAATGGCAGGTAGGTACTGACAAAACTTTTGATCAGCAGGTACCTCCTTCCATTACATTAAACAATCCTGGTTCTATTCCGGCCACCTTGCGGATCACCAATGCCGATGGCTCCTGCCCGGCCACTGCCAACACAAATATTGTCGTGAATCCATCCCCGGTTTTAAATCCATCGCCAGTATCTGCCGCTATATGCCGCGGCGCTACACTGCAGTTGCAGGCCAATACGACTGCCAACGTTAAAGTTGCCTGGACTAACTACAACATCTCGGATCCCTCAGCCACATCACCCCAGGTAAAGCCCGACGTTGACACCGTGTATCATGTACTGGCAACTAACGAGTACGGGTGTACGAATAATGGAGAGATCCCCGTCAGCGTGGCACAACCGTTCAGGATATATGCCCTAGATGCTGAAATGTGTGCAGGAGAAAGTGTTCAGCTGCTGGCAGGCGGCGCACTGCGTTATCAGTGGATCCCCGCCCGTGGCCTCAACAAGTCCGATATACCTGATCCTATAGCCTCTCCGGATGGTAATATTACTTACCAGGTGGTCGGATATAACAACAGTACCTGTTTTACAGATACGGTGCTGGCGCGGGTTTACGTCAGAGATGCGCCTACGGTGAACGCCGGCCCGGATATCGTTACCGCCACCGGGTCTGTTATTCCGCTGCCGGTAAAAGGTAGTGATGATATTATAAATGTGCAATGGACGCCGGTGACAGGGCTTAGCTGTATTTCCTGCCTGGCCCCTACAGCAACGCCTACTGACGATATCACTTACCACGTAAAGGTTGTCAACCGTTTTGGCTGTTCTGCTACCAGCGCAGTGTCGATCAAACTGGTATGCAGCAACGAAAACCTTTTTATCCCTAATAGTTTCTCTCCTAACGGCGACGGGCAAAACGATATATTCTATGTCCGCGGCCAGGGACGGCAAACCATCCGGGTATTTAGGGTCTTCAATCGCTGGGGGCAGCTGGTATTTGAACGGGCCGGAGCCAGCACCAACGATCCCTCCGCCGGCTGGGATGGCCGTTTCAAGGGCGAGCTCCTTAATCCGGACGTGTTTGTCTATTATGTAGAGGTCGTCTGCGACAAAGGCGGTGTAAATCTATTAAAAGGAAATATCACATTGATCAGGTAA